Within Spinacia oleracea cultivar Varoflay chromosome 4, BTI_SOV_V1, whole genome shotgun sequence, the genomic segment cgtttgacgACCTGAGAAGTGGCttagattagcgcctcaaattaggctgatcacctaaaacactgaggtttCTGTCCAACAATTGGACCCAAAGAAAGAATTCCTAAGAAATCAGTAACGAACTGatggaattaaaataaaataaagtgcaCAACGGCACGAATTGTTTATACATAGCGCCCAAagcgcaaacaaaccaaatcaaataaatgccaaaaggcaccaaagttattacaaacgcCCATGGCGTCATTCAAACCAACTACAAGAAAAACCGCTCAAGGATGAGGGGCAATGGAACTCCCGTCCTGGACGTCTTGGCCTTCAGGGGAGTTCACCTCGTCTTCTTCTATGTCCACTTCCCCGTCACTGACGAACTGGGGGGGATCTAAGCCTAAGCGCCTAGCCGTCGAGACGACTATCTGGTGGGAGATACGGCGTTTGAACCAGGAAAAGTCCTTCCCGTCCATAGACTAATCCCACGCCTTTTGAGCACTCTCCAAGATGGACTCCTCGCCTAACTTAAAAGAGCTTGCAGCCTCCTTGCGCACGGCCTCAATCTTCCCCTGCATGGCCTTGAGCTGACCTTCAAGAACGTTCACCTTGGAAGAGAAATTAGTCACCCGTTCCGAGACGGAAGAGTACTCCTTTCTCAGCACGGCAAGCCACCCCTCATGTTCCAGCAACTTCTCTTCATACTTCTCAGCGTCCTCCTCGGCCTTCTTCAGATCTTCCGTCGTGGATTTGATCTTCTTGTCCGCGTTCAAGTTGATCAACCTGGCCGTCTTCTCAGCATATTGCTCATGATTCTCGatctggtccttgtgcttgagcatctcATTGTGCATATCAAAGCGATAGTTCCTACTCTCGGCACAGCGAATGAAAAGCTGCCAAAGACAACATAGAATTAAAAATAGCGTACATATATAATCATAACTACAGAGATCCAGGAGTAAGTGTCTCACATCAAGGACGAGAGACTGAATGGACCAAAAGAATCCCAAGTCAATCCCGGGGAGTGACCTCACATATTCCTCAGGGATGGCTGCATACACGTCCGCAAGGATCTTATCCttcgcctctgagctaaaaccgGCAGAAGGGGGAATGCTCGCCACCTCGGTCCGCCGCATccgcttgaacatctcaactgaaccaaACGCCAAGATTAACAAACATCGTGCAAATTCCAACCTGACATGACAGATTTAAAGTACAGAGACACTAACCAATGGGCGAAGCTGCATGAGAAGTAGAGGCattatcagtagaaggagcCTTAGTTtccttgcctttacccttgtcCTCCTTGGACGAGGTGGTGGCGTCAGCAGCCTCAGTCTGTTCGACTGCTACTTCGTCAGCAGCTGCTCCGGCAGTACCATCCCTTTCGGTGTCCACCTGGGAAGGAGCCTCCTTTTGCTCAGGAGGAGGAATGGGCGTCTGGGTAGGAAGAACCTCCCCCTCAGCTAGGGGAGCGGACGGTTTTGGTACCGACGGCTTGGTGACAGCATCGGCCGGacccatcttcttaaagaagggTCGTTTTGGCTTAGGAGCCTCCGTCGAAGATGCCGGACGCTTCTTCGTAGCTGGCAAAGTGGGTTCCTAAAGTTGAAGG encodes:
- the LOC130471995 gene encoding uncharacterized protein encodes the protein MDRLSSEDKCVVEVPAWLSEVYTEDILKAVEAKKKDSSKKSSEGASGDVAKEPTLPATKKRPASSTEAPKPKRPFFKKMGPADAVTKPSVPKPSAPLAEGEVLPTQTPIPPPEQKEAPSQVDTERDGTAGAAADEVAVEQTEAADATTSSKEDKGKGKETKAPSTDNASTSHAASPIVEMFKRMRRTEVASIPPSAGFSSEAKDKILADVYAAIPEEYVRSLPGIDLGFFWSIQSLVLDLFIRCAESRNYRFDMHNEMLKHKDQIENHEQYAEKTARLINLNADKKIKSTTEDLKKAEEDAEKYEEKLLEHEGWLAVLRKEYSSVSERVTNFSSKVNVLEGQLKAMQGKIEAVRKEAASSFKLGEESILESAQKAWD